One window of the Onychostoma macrolepis isolate SWU-2019 chromosome 21, ASM1243209v1, whole genome shotgun sequence genome contains the following:
- the LOC131528397 gene encoding gastrula zinc finger protein XlCGF7.1-like, translating to MQQKKGGHFREFQPNWNEFHTKTSWKNGVKGSITCSECGKSFRYKSILNGHMRVHTGEKPYTCTQCGKSFSSKGNLNDHMRVHTREKPFTCTQCGKSFRDRCNLKDHLVSHSGVRSFSCDQCDKTFAVASRLRTHLKIHAAVKPHVCTFCGKSFSVLYTLKEHQSIHTGVRPYMCFECGKSFATSSRLKKHQRIHTGERPYKCSHCGKCFAHLSALNNHERIHTGEKPYQCPSCGKSFTQLSNLWNHSKKQRCLTEEEASRRNYSRRNY from the exons ATGCAACAGAA GAAAGGCGGTCATTTCAGAGAATTTCAGCCAAACTGGAATGAATTTCACACAAAAACAAGCTGGAAAAATGGAGTCAAAGGATCTATCACCTGCTCCGAGTGTGGAAAGTCTTTCAGATATAAATCAATCCTTAACGgacacatgagagttcacactggagagaagccttatacttgcactcagtgtggaaagagtttcagttcTAAAGGAAACCTAAATgatcacatgagagttcacactagAGAAAAACCGTTCACGTGCACTCAGTGCGGAAAGAGTTTCAGAGACAGATGCAACCTCAAAGATCATCTGGTCTCTCACTCTGGAGTGAGATCGttcagctgtgatcagtgtgatAAAACATTTGCTGTGGCATCCAGATTAAGAACGCACCTTAAAATTCATGCTGCTGTGAAGCCTCATGTTTGCACTTTTTGTGGGAAGAGTTTTTCCGTACTATACACTTTAAAAGAGCACCAGAGTATTCATACTGGAGTGAGACCTtatatgtgctttgagtgtgggAAGAGCTTTGCTACGTCCAGCAGATTAAAAAAACaccagaggattcacactggagagagaccTTACAAGTGCTCACACTGTGGAAAGTGTTTTGCTCATTTATCAGCTTTAAATAATCATgagagaattcacactggagaaaagccgTACCAGTGCCCTtcatgtgggaagagtttcacccAATTATCTAATCTATGGAATCATTCAAAAAAACAACgttgtttaa CTGAAGAAGAAGCAAGCAGGAGGAATTACTCCAGGAGAAACTACTGA